CGAGAAGGTCTGGCCCAAGGAGGACCTGGTCACCACGGCGGCGGTCTACTTCCTCACCGGCACCGGCGGCACGTCCTCGCGCTACTACTACGAGTGCCGCAACAACCCCTGGAAGCCCTCGCACGACCGGTTCCCGGTGGTGGGCGTGCCCACGGCCATCGGCATCTACCCCGGCGAGATCTACAAGCCGCCGATGAGCTGGACCGAGAAGTACTTCAACCTCCACCAGTACCGCGTGCACGACGACGGCGGTCACTTCGCCCCGCTCGAGGTGCCGAAGACCTACGTCGACGACGTCTCGACGTTCTTCCGCCAGTTCCGCTGACCGCCCCCACAAGGAGCACCCCCGTGCCTGCCTCCTCCCCCGCGGTCGAGTCCGTCGACGTCGGGACCCTGCTCGCCGAGGTCGACCCCGACGGCACCACCGCGCCGTGCCGCCTGCGCAGCCTGCTGCTCGGCGACGTCGTCGACGAGGTCGTCGCCACCGTCGGCGAGCTGCTCGGCGGGGTCACGTCCGGGGCCCGGGTCGTGCTGCTCGTCGACGCGGTCCCCATCCTGCGCGACGGGACGGACCTCAAGGAGGCCGTCGCCGCGCGGTTGGGGCAGGACCACGACGTGGTCGTCAGGGTCCTCGACGACGGCTCCCCGGAGCTGCACGTCGTGGACGAGGTCCTCGATCGCGCGACGTCGGCGGTCACCGGCGCCGATGCCGTGGTCGCCCTCGGGGGCGGCACGATCAGCGACATCGGCAAGGTGGCGGTCGCCCGCGCTCGCGGCGAGGGCGCGCGCCCGGTGCTGCTGACCCTGCAGACCGCCGCCTCGGTCGACGGCTACACCGACGACGTCTCGGTGGTCCTCCGGGGCGGGGTCAAGCGCACCGTCCCGTCGTGCTGGCCGGACGCCGTCCTCGCCGACTCGGTGACCATCGCCGGGGCGCCCGCGCGCATGAACAGCGCCGGGTTCGGCGAGATGACCTCGATGCTCGTCGCCCCCGCCGACTGGCGCCTGGCGGCCCTGGTCGGGGTCGACCCGACCTTCCAGGAGGGACCCGTCCGGCTCCTGGGCCGCCTCGGCGCCGACCTCGGGTCCTTCAGCCACGGCGTGGCCGCGGCCGACCCCGACGCCGTCGCGCAGCTCACCCGCGCCCTCGCGCTGCGGGGCATCGCCACCGGGATCGCCGGCACCACCGCCGTGCTGTCCGGCATGGAGCACCTGGTCAGCCACATGCTCGACCAGCACCACAGCCAGCACCACCTGCCGATGGGGCTGCACGGCGCCCAGGTGGGGGTCGCCTCCGTCGTCGCCGCCGCGGCCTGGGAGATGCTCGTCGAGCGGCTCGACGCGGGCCGACCGGCCGACGTGCGGGTCGACCACCTGCAGCCCGACGCCGCTCGCGCTCGGGTCGAGAGCGCCTTCGGCCACCTCGACGAGGAGGGCCGGGTCGCCGCGGAGTGCCTGGCCGACTACGGCAAGAAGGCCACCACGATCACCGCGCACCTGGACGACGTACGCCGGCTGCTGGCCGCCTGGTCCGACCACCGCGCCGACCTGACCCGGCTGCTCACGCCGTCCTCCGAGATCGCCGCCGGGCTCCGCGCCGCGGGCACCGCGGTGACGTTCGAGGAGCTCGACCCCCGGGTCGGGCCGGAGCTCGCACGCTGGGCGGTGGAGAGCTGCGCCCTGATGCGCAACCGCTTCACGGTCGTCGACCTGCTCGACCTCCTCGGCTGGTGGGAGTCCGCCGACGTCGACGAGGTGATGGACCGTGCGGAGCGCGCCGTCGCGGCCGCCGACGCCATGGACAGGGTGGAGGCCTGAGATGAGCTACGACTACGTCATCGGCATCGACTGCTCGACGACCGCCGCCAAGGCCGTGGTGTGGAACGCCTGGGGCGAGGCGCTGTCTGAGGCCCGCGTCACCTTCGAGCTGATGCAGCCGCGACCCGGCTGGGGGGAGCAGAACGCCGAGGACTGGTGGGCCGCCACCGCCGGCGCCGTGCGCCGTGCGGTGCAGACCGTGGACGCCTCGCGCATCGGCGCGCTGTGCATCACCCACCAGCGCGAGTCCTTCGTGTGCGTCGACGACTCCGGGCACCCGCTGCGCCCGGCCATGCTGTGGCTGGACACCCGCGCGACGGCCGAGGTGGAGAAGCACGGCACCTCGGAGGTCCACCGGATCACCGGCAAGCCGCCGAACCCCACGCCGGCCTGGTACAAGCTGCTCTGGCTGCTCGAGCACGAGCCCGACCTGTTCGACCGCCTCGACAAGGTCGTCGACGTGGCGGGCTTCCTGGCCCACCGCATGACGGGTCGGTGGGCCACGTCGTGGGCCAGCGCCGACCCGCTCGGCCTGGTCGACATGGCCACCTTCGACTACGACGACGGGTTGCTGGAGGCAGCGGGGCTGTCCCGCAGCCAGGTGCCCGAGCTGTGCGCCCCGGGCAGCGTCCTGGGCGAGCTCCGGCCCGAGGTGACCGCCCAGCTCGGGCTGCCCGCCGGCCTCCCGGTGGTCGCCGGCGTCGGTGACGGGCAGTCCGCGCAGCTCGGCACCGGCATCACCGAGCCCGGCCGCGCCTACCTCAACCTGGGCACCGGCATCGTGTCGGGCACGTTCAGCGAGACCTACTGCTACGGGAGGGAGTACCGCACCCTGGCGGCCGCCGTGCCCGGGGCCTACACGCTCGAGACGTTCATCGGCGGTGGGACGCACAACCTCAACTGGTTCGTCCAGAAGTTCAGCGGCGTGGACACACGTGCGCTCGGCCTCGACCTCACCCCCGAGCAGGTCCTCGAGACGGCGGCGGCCCAGCTCCCACCGGGCTCGGAGGGGCTGCTGGCGCTGCCCTACTGGACCGGCGCCCTCACGCCGTACTGGGACCACAACGCGCGCGGCGTGCTGCTGGGCCTGACCGGTGCGCACGGCAAGTCCCACGTCTACCGGGCGCTGCTGGAGGGCATCGCCTTCGAGCAGCGGTTCCTCACCTCGGGCGCCGAGGAGGCGCTGGGGGCGCCGGTCACCGACGTGATCGCGCTGGGTGGCGGGACCCGCAGCAGGGTGTGGTGCAAGATCATCGCCGACGTCATGCAACGCCGCGTCACCGTCGTCAAGGAGCCGGAGAGCACCTGCCTGGGATCGGGGATGCTCGCGGCGGCCGCCGTGGGCATCCACGAGTCGATCCCGGCCGCGGCGGCCGCGATGAGCGGCACGGCGAAGTCCTACGAGCCGGACCCGGTCAGGGCGCGCACCTACGACCGCCTCTACGAGGTCTACCGCGACATCTACCCCTCGACCCGCGACCTGTTCGCCCGTCTCGCCGAGGCGACCTCATGACCGCGACCCCGGTGCGCCCCGGCGTACGACGGCGTGCCGAGCGGCTCTACGACGGCTACCTGTTCGACCTCGACGGCACGATCTACCTCGGCGACACGCTCCTGCCGGGCGCCTTCGAGCTGGTCACGCGGCTGCGCGAGGCGGGCCGGGAGACGCTCTTCCTCAGCAACAACCCCACGCGCGACCCGCAGATGTACGCCGACAAGCTCGGCCGACTGGGCCTGCCCACCCCCGTGGATCGCATCGTCAACCCGGTCGTCACCATGGCGGCCTGGATCTCGCAGGAGATGCCCGGGGCGACGGTGTTCGTCATCGGCGAGGAGCCGCTGACCCGCGCGATCCGGGCGACCGGCTGCCGGATCTCGGAGGACCCTGCGGAGATCGACCTGGTCGTGGCCAGTTATGACCGCGGGTTCGACTACCGCAAGCTCCAGATCGCCTTCGACGCGCTCTGGCAGCACGGCCGGGCGCGCCTGGTCGCGACCAACCCGGACGCCTACTGCCCGTTCCCAGGAGGCCGGGGAGAGCCGGACGCGGCGGCGATCATCGCGGCCGTCGAGGCGTGCACCGGCAGACGGTGCGAGATCAACGTCGGCAAGCCCGACCCCCTCATGCTGCACACCGCGCTGGGCGCCATCGGGCTGCCCGGCGAGTCGTGCGTCATGGTCGGCGACCGCCTCTACACCGACATCGCCATGGCCGTCGACGCCGGCATCCCGTCGGCCCTGGTCCTGACCGGGGAGAGCACGCCCGAGATGGTCGAGCAGCTCCCCGAGGACCGCCGTCCCACGCTTGTGCTGGATCGCATCGACCACCTGCTCCCACCCGTCTGAGCCCTCCCCCGAGCACCCGGCCGTCCCGCGAGGACCGCCGGGTGCTCGGCGTGCTCCGAGGCCGGGTCCCCGAGGCCCGGGACCCAGGTCACCACTTCGATTCAGGTCTTGAATAAATCCGCACGTGACCCTTGACACATCGGATGACGCGGGCGAACACTAGGTGACATCCCGATTCGGCATCTGAATATTGATGCAAAGGCTCCTCAGGAGCCCGACCCCCAGGAGTCCTCATGTCCCTCACCAAGAGCCGCCGGCGCACGCTGGCCGCCGCGGTCGCGGCGAGCACGGTGCTCGCCCTGACCAGCGCCTGCTCCACCACCTCGAGCGGGGGTGCGGCCGGCAAGCCCATCGACAAGAAGGACCTCGTGATCGTCGCCTCGGTGATCAACACGACGAACCCCTACTTCGCCTCCAACATCGAGGGCGCCAAGCTGCTCGGCAAGAAGCTCGACATCCCGGTCAAGATCGTCGACTCCGAGGGCTCCTCGCAGAAGGAGATCTCGAAGATCCAGGCCATCCTGGCGCAGGGCAAGAAGGCCATCGTCTTCGTCAACACCGTCGCCAGCTCCGACGTCCCGCCGATCATCAACTCCTGCAAGCAGGCCGGCGCCTACTGCACGATCTGGTGGAACAAGCCCGACGACTACGAGCCCTGGGACCAGGGCAACAACTTCGTCGCCTTCCAGAAGCACGGCGGCGTCGACAGCGGCCGCTGCACCGCCAGCACGCTGGCCGAGGCCATCGGCACCGGCGGCATCCTCGCCCTGGGCGGCGTCCAGGACAGCACCACCAGCCAGACCCGCGTCGCCGGGCTCAAGGACGAGCTCAAGAAGTACCCGAACGTCGACCTGCTCGAGGTGCGCCCGGCCAACTGGGACCCGCAGCTGGCCTTCCAGGAGACCCAGAGCGCGATCGCGAAGTACGGCGACAAGATCAAGGGCATCTGGGCCGCCGACGACGGCATGATCATCGGCGCCAAGGAGGCCGTCGACAAGTCCGAGCTCAAGGGCAAGGTCAAGTTCTCCTCCGACGGCCTCTACCCGCCGGTCATCGACGTCATGAAGCAGAAGGACAACCCGATCGTCGGCGAGACCTTCCACCGCGGCTACATGGCCTCCTCCATCGGTCTCTACACCGCCTACCTCGCCGCCACCGGCAAGATCGACCCCTCGAAGCTGCCGCACGAGAAGCGGGACAGCCTCTTCAAGATCAGCTGTGTCACCCCGGAGAACCTGGCCGACTACACGAAGTACGACACCCAGGCCTACAAGGACCAGTTCATCGACGGCCTGATCAAGAACGGCCCCTGGGACGCCCAGCCCGTCCCGCTCGTGGGCGGCGGCCCCGAGAAGCTGCCCAACAGCTGACCACACGTCGGCTGGTCGCACGTCCCCCTCGACGTGCGGCCAGCCGGCCCCTCCCCCTCCACTCGCCACCAAGGGAAAGCCATGACCGACACCAACACCAGGCTCGCGCCGCCGCCGCGGCAGGAGACGAGCCACACCACTGCCCAGCCACGCAGGAGGTTCGACCTCCGTCAGGGCGGCGAGGTCTTCGCCCTGGTCCTGCTCGTCGTGGTCTTCACCCTGATCAACCCCGACTCGTTCCTCACCGTCGTCAACGTGCAGACGATGCTGGACCAGGCCTCGACCCCGCTGATCATCGGCGTGGGAGCGACCCTGGTGATCCTGCTCGGCTGCATCGACCTGTCGGTCGAGGGCCTGATGAGCGCCTGCGGCCTCGCCTTCGTCCTCCTGTCGGCCAACAGCCGTGACACCGCCGACCTCGGCGCCTGGGCCATCCTCATCGGCGTCCTCCTCGGCGCGGCCCTCGGCCTGGCCAACGGTCTCGTGCACACCGTGCTCAAGATCCCCTCGTTCATCGTCACGCTCGGCATGGGCTTCGTCGGCTTCGGCATCGCGACCCTGCTCTTCGGCGACTCCCAGCTGCCCTTCCTCAAGAGCAACGGCCTCAAGGACTGGCCCACCGACAAGCTGCTCGGCCTGACCCACTCCTTCTGGCTCGCCGCCCTCGTCGTGGCGGTCGGCCTGGTCGTCACCCGCTTCACCAAGCTGGGCCGCTACACCTACGCGATCGGCAACAGCGAGCCGATCGCCCGCGACAACGGTGTCGCCGTGGCGCGCTACAAGGTGGCGGTGTTCACCATCGCGGGCGCCTGCAGCGGCCTGGCCGGCGTGCTCACCACCATGCAGCTCGGATCGGCACCCGCCCGCATCGGCATCGGGATGCTCTTCCTCACCATCGCCGCCGTCGTGATCGGTGGCACCTCCCTCGGAGGCGGCAAGGGCGGCATCTTCCGCACCACCATCGGCGTCCTGATGCTCACCGTCATCAACAACGGGCTCATCCAGTCCGACGTCAGCCCCAACGTCCAGACCGCCGTGTCCGGCGGGGTCCTCGTGCTCGCGATCGTCGCGGCGTCGTGGCCCCACCGCAGTCGCCTGAGGATCATGAAATGACCACGCAGCTCTTCGCCCACGGGACCCGCCCCGACCAGGACGCCCCGGCCCTCCGTCTCACCGGCGTCTCCAAGTCCTTCAGCCGCGTGACCGCGGTCCAGGACATCACCCTGGAGATCAAGCGCAACCAGGTCGTCGGCCTGATCGGCGAGAACGGCGCCGGCAAGTCCAGCCTCCTCAAGATCCTGACCGGCATCTACCAGCCCGACTCCGGCACCATCGAGGTCCTGGGCAAGGCCGTGAAGTTCCGCCGCCCGCAGGACTCGGTCGCCGCCGGCATCGGCGTGGTGCACCAGGAGCAGTCGCTGCTGACCAACCTGTCGGTCGCCGAGAACATCGCGATGAACGCGGTGGCGAGCAAGGACGCCGCGGTCAAGCTCGGCTGGTACCGCTGGAAGCGCCTCAACCAGGAGGCGGCCGAGGTCCTGTCCAAGGTCGGCTCGACCGTCGACCCCCGCACCGTCGTGGGCGACCTGCCGTTCGTCGACCGCCAGATGGTCGAGATCGCCCGGGCCCTGCGGGTCGACGAGCACACCCACGCCTCCCCCCTCGTCATCCTCGACGAGCCCACCGCGGTGCTCGAGCGCGACGAGACCGCGATCCTCGAGCGGGAGATCCGGGCGCTCCGCGAGCTGGGCTCGGTGATCTTCGTGTCCCACCGCCTCGACGAGGTCATGCGTGTCTGCGACCGCATCCTGGTGATGCGCCAGGGCCGGCTCGTCGCCGACCGGGCCACCTCCGACGTCACCCAGGAGGAGCTGTTCCAGCTCATGGTCGGCCACGCGCAGCGGTCGCCCCAGCGGTCCGCTCCGCAGCACGAGTCCGAGACCCCCGCCCTCGAGATCGAGGGGCTCGGCCTGACCGGCACCTTCCGCGACGTGTCGCTGACCGTCCACCCCGGCCAGTGCGTCGCCCTCGTGGGGACGATCGGGTCGGGCCGCGAGGAGGTGTGCCGCGCCGTGTTCGGTGCCGGCGACTACGACACCGGCACGGTCCGGGTCGACGGCAAGGAGATCCGCCACTGGCGGATGGGCAAGGCCGTCCGCAGCGGTGTCGCCTACGTGCCGGCCGAGCGCAAGACCGAGGGCATGGTCGGCGGCCTGTCCGGCGCCGAGAACCTGACCCTCGCCAAGCCGGGAGCCGCGGTCTCCGGACCGCTGCTCCGGCCGCGTGCGCGCAAGCGGCTCGCGGAGGAGTGGTTCGAGACCCTCGACGTCCGCCCGCGCGACCCCGATCTGCACCTCGAGCGCTTCTCCGGCGGCAACCAGCAGAAGGTCGTCATGGCCAAGTGGCTGATGGACGAGGACCTCAAGGTCCTGGTCCTCGACCACCCGCTGCGCGGCCTCGACGCCGGCGCCGCGGAGACCGTGAACGAGCAGATCCAGGCAGCCTGCGCCCGCGGCACCGCCGTCCTCCTGATCGCCGACACGATCGAGGACGCGCTGGAGTCGGCCCACGTCGTCGTCGTCATGCGCGACGGCGAGGTGACCGCCACCTACGACCTCTCCGTCGAGTCCGCCACCTCGCTCGACCTCCTCGAAAGGATGGTGTGACCTCCATGAGCACCGACACCAAGCAGCCCGGCACCACCGACACCGGTCAGTCCGGCGCGACCGCGCCCTCCGCGGCCGGCCGTTCCGGGCGGACCGCCCAGGTCTGGCGCACGGCCGGCCCGGTGGCCGTCACCGCGCTGATGATCGTCGTGGTCCTGGTCAGCAACCCGCGGTTCTTCAGCGGTGGTGGCCCCGGCATCCTCGCGATCCAGGCGACCTTCATCCTGCTGGCCGCGCTCGGCCAGTCCTGCGTGCTCAACATCGGCAGCATCGACCTGTCCAACGCCGCGCTCGCGGTGCTCGCGGCCATGATCCTGGCGATGACGCTGGGCAGCATGGGTCCCCTGGCCCTCGTGGTCGCCATCGGGCTGTCCACGGTCATCGGCATGGTCAACGGCTTCGTCATCGCCTATGCCCAGGTGCCGTCCTTCGCCCTCACCCTCGGCACCCTCGGCATCCTGCAGGCGGCCTCGCTGGTGATCAGCAAGGCCACGACGGTCTACGTCAAGGGCAGCTCCGACGTCCTGACGCCGCTGTTCGGCTCGGCCATGGCCGGCCTGCCGACCGC
This genomic window from Nocardioides marmoribigeumensis contains:
- a CDS encoding sugar ABC transporter substrate-binding protein is translated as MSLTKSRRRTLAAAVAASTVLALTSACSTTSSGGAAGKPIDKKDLVIVASVINTTNPYFASNIEGAKLLGKKLDIPVKIVDSEGSSQKEISKIQAILAQGKKAIVFVNTVASSDVPPIINSCKQAGAYCTIWWNKPDDYEPWDQGNNFVAFQKHGGVDSGRCTASTLAEAIGTGGILALGGVQDSTTSQTRVAGLKDELKKYPNVDLLEVRPANWDPQLAFQETQSAIAKYGDKIKGIWAADDGMIIGAKEAVDKSELKGKVKFSSDGLYPPVIDVMKQKDNPIVGETFHRGYMASSIGLYTAYLAATGKIDPSKLPHEKRDSLFKISCVTPENLADYTKYDTQAYKDQFIDGLIKNGPWDAQPVPLVGGGPEKLPNS
- a CDS encoding sugar ABC transporter ATP-binding protein; its protein translation is MTTQLFAHGTRPDQDAPALRLTGVSKSFSRVTAVQDITLEIKRNQVVGLIGENGAGKSSLLKILTGIYQPDSGTIEVLGKAVKFRRPQDSVAAGIGVVHQEQSLLTNLSVAENIAMNAVASKDAAVKLGWYRWKRLNQEAAEVLSKVGSTVDPRTVVGDLPFVDRQMVEIARALRVDEHTHASPLVILDEPTAVLERDETAILEREIRALRELGSVIFVSHRLDEVMRVCDRILVMRQGRLVADRATSDVTQEELFQLMVGHAQRSPQRSAPQHESETPALEIEGLGLTGTFRDVSLTVHPGQCVALVGTIGSGREEVCRAVFGAGDYDTGTVRVDGKEIRHWRMGKAVRSGVAYVPAERKTEGMVGGLSGAENLTLAKPGAAVSGPLLRPRARKRLAEEWFETLDVRPRDPDLHLERFSGGNQQKVVMAKWLMDEDLKVLVLDHPLRGLDAGAAETVNEQIQAACARGTAVLLIADTIEDALESAHVVVVMRDGEVTATYDLSVESATSLDLLERMV
- a CDS encoding iron-containing alcohol dehydrogenase; this encodes MPASSPAVESVDVGTLLAEVDPDGTTAPCRLRSLLLGDVVDEVVATVGELLGGVTSGARVVLLVDAVPILRDGTDLKEAVAARLGQDHDVVVRVLDDGSPELHVVDEVLDRATSAVTGADAVVALGGGTISDIGKVAVARARGEGARPVLLTLQTAASVDGYTDDVSVVLRGGVKRTVPSCWPDAVLADSVTIAGAPARMNSAGFGEMTSMLVAPADWRLAALVGVDPTFQEGPVRLLGRLGADLGSFSHGVAAADPDAVAQLTRALALRGIATGIAGTTAVLSGMEHLVSHMLDQHHSQHHLPMGLHGAQVGVASVVAAAAWEMLVERLDAGRPADVRVDHLQPDAARARVESAFGHLDEEGRVAAECLADYGKKATTITAHLDDVRRLLAAWSDHRADLTRLLTPSSEIAAGLRAAGTAVTFEELDPRVGPELARWAVESCALMRNRFTVVDLLDLLGWWESADVDEVMDRAERAVAAADAMDRVEA
- a CDS encoding ABC transporter permease, yielding MSTDTKQPGTTDTGQSGATAPSAAGRSGRTAQVWRTAGPVAVTALMIVVVLVSNPRFFSGGGPGILAIQATFILLAALGQSCVLNIGSIDLSNAALAVLAAMILAMTLGSMGPLALVVAIGLSTVIGMVNGFVIAYAQVPSFALTLGTLGILQAASLVISKATTVYVKGSSDVLTPLFGSAMAGLPTAFWLSVVLAVALWFVTKRTRFGQSMTAVGINETGAIFSGLSNRRVKILAFGISGFFSGVAGVMIIAQGGAASSFGLGSDLLLPGIAAAIVGGTAITGGVTNPLLVVFGALTIALIPIAAAVLGVPASAQSLVYGLVIIVAAALTMQRRSSRTVK
- a CDS encoding ABC transporter permease, translated to MTDTNTRLAPPPRQETSHTTAQPRRRFDLRQGGEVFALVLLVVVFTLINPDSFLTVVNVQTMLDQASTPLIIGVGATLVILLGCIDLSVEGLMSACGLAFVLLSANSRDTADLGAWAILIGVLLGAALGLANGLVHTVLKIPSFIVTLGMGFVGFGIATLLFGDSQLPFLKSNGLKDWPTDKLLGLTHSFWLAALVVAVGLVVTRFTKLGRYTYAIGNSEPIARDNGVAVARYKVAVFTIAGACSGLAGVLTTMQLGSAPARIGIGMLFLTIAAVVIGGTSLGGGKGGIFRTTIGVLMLTVINNGLIQSDVSPNVQTAVSGGVLVLAIVAASWPHRSRLRIMK
- a CDS encoding xylulokinase; this encodes MSYDYVIGIDCSTTAAKAVVWNAWGEALSEARVTFELMQPRPGWGEQNAEDWWAATAGAVRRAVQTVDASRIGALCITHQRESFVCVDDSGHPLRPAMLWLDTRATAEVEKHGTSEVHRITGKPPNPTPAWYKLLWLLEHEPDLFDRLDKVVDVAGFLAHRMTGRWATSWASADPLGLVDMATFDYDDGLLEAAGLSRSQVPELCAPGSVLGELRPEVTAQLGLPAGLPVVAGVGDGQSAQLGTGITEPGRAYLNLGTGIVSGTFSETYCYGREYRTLAAAVPGAYTLETFIGGGTHNLNWFVQKFSGVDTRALGLDLTPEQVLETAAAQLPPGSEGLLALPYWTGALTPYWDHNARGVLLGLTGAHGKSHVYRALLEGIAFEQRFLTSGAEEALGAPVTDVIALGGGTRSRVWCKIIADVMQRRVTVVKEPESTCLGSGMLAAAAVGIHESIPAAAAAMSGTAKSYEPDPVRARTYDRLYEVYRDIYPSTRDLFARLAEATS
- a CDS encoding HAD-IIA family hydrolase; this translates as MTATPVRPGVRRRAERLYDGYLFDLDGTIYLGDTLLPGAFELVTRLREAGRETLFLSNNPTRDPQMYADKLGRLGLPTPVDRIVNPVVTMAAWISQEMPGATVFVIGEEPLTRAIRATGCRISEDPAEIDLVVASYDRGFDYRKLQIAFDALWQHGRARLVATNPDAYCPFPGGRGEPDAAAIIAAVEACTGRRCEINVGKPDPLMLHTALGAIGLPGESCVMVGDRLYTDIAMAVDAGIPSALVLTGESTPEMVEQLPEDRRPTLVLDRIDHLLPPV